The Panicum virgatum strain AP13 chromosome 6K, P.virgatum_v5, whole genome shotgun sequence nucleotide sequence ctggacgccgttcccgcctcggccttctaacggccctagacgccgcccgacgcccgtcacctcctcgcccgcagcgaggccctagatgccgtcgaTGCCcattcctccgccagtcccgagaccgacgcccgtgcctccacgacttggcgtcttaaaccgccgtccgccaacttggttttgtggcgcaaaccaagaaacccgccatccaccagtgcttgcgcccttgatccaggagtggacgccacatcTGCCGCCCGACCCGAGCTCCggccccggctgcccttcaccgccgtccaccgcacggtccatcggccacagcacttccacggcagctctccgtcgacactcgacgtccgtgtacctgcaaccaaagaccaaacacacgatcacaccgcacgattgacaattcactcatcacaaccaggagtgagtactccacattcctcaaAAACTCTTGCATAGGAGTAAATCGAGTACTACAAAAGCATTGCAGTCATTTTCATAGCATGCAATGGTGTATAGAAAGACATACAGGGGTGACAGGTAACAGTAACTCAACTGCACTTATACGCGTTGCTTGCTCTGGAATTCATCCAGGCCGTTTCATATTTTCAGAATCAAAATGCGTGTCTCGTCCACATGACATCTGATTTGAATTAAATTAAAATACAAACGTCAGTGTCGTGTGGAGCTATCAGCTTCCACGCTGGACGGCATGAGTTTCAGATAAATGAGAGAGAGTAGCTGAAGAAAGAAAGCTTTGCAACACGGcaacttcacaaaaaaaaaggcgAGTGCTCTTTGTGGGGTGTGAAACTGAAAACGATCCATAGATCCAGTGTATTGTATATGAGCCCTAAAAAAATCACTTATTTGCCGTTTTCCATGGATTCCTTGTGCTGGGTGATGCTACATTTAATCGATCTGTTTCGTCATTTGCGTGGTGGGATGTGTTTGGAACCGGCCTGGGGATGAGATCGAATTCAGCACTGGGAAGCGTAAGGGTTGGAGTAACTGAAATCGATGTGAACAGAATGTTTGAATTACTTTTCTCCATGCATCCATTTCAGAGGAAAACCATTTTTTTTTTCGACGCAGACATTTCAGAATTACTTTCATAGCAGCGTGACAAGTTCTCAACCAGTCATCAGAAAGAATCGATTCATCTGCAAGTTAGCAAGTCATATATAtcagagtaaaatgcaccacaTGCTTGCCTGTTTGGATTATAGCAGGATTCAGGACACCAATTTGTCAAGGTTGCGGCCAAATTCCTCTGTTCTAAGCAAGTTCAAGTATGAGGTGCAATTTCCATTTGTACCATGATTTGTCTATCAAATAAGTGCACTAGAATTGCATGCAGGTATGTGTGGAACGATCAAGTCTAACATATGTAAGCATACATCCGGCAAATTTGATGGGTGCACTACTGCAGGTTCAGTTACAAAAAATTACATACTTAAGTTTCTACCTGCAAATTCAAAGTAATGGGGAGTCTTTTTCATGGTACCATTGGAACGGACCAGAAAGGGGCCAAAGGTCCAATGGAGAGTGTTTTGTGGAAAAGTaatgcaaaggagaaaagggaGACATGAAAAAGACTTGGATTTTTTTCCCTTTACATTTTTCCCAGTCCCTCGAATTTGCAGAAAAAAATTTTTTAATTCTGACAGCACGTCCTATTTTTGGGTCAATTTGTCCTTGATCTGTCTCTTGCCTATCTGACCATTTTATGTAATCACTTTTAGCAACAAGTGGATTATGCTGATAGAATTGTAGTTTGTTCATCTCAATCATTTGGTTTGAAGGGGTTTTGTACGGTCAATTTTGGGGGCTTCTTGCTAAATATCCATGCACGATCACTTAAAAAAATATCCAATTCCTTATGGGCTCATCATGTAACTTGGACTATACAGATGGTCAGGAAAAAATAGATCAGATATTTAGAATAAAATAGTTACTCCTTTCGTCGTGGAATACAAAGCATTGAAAGGTTCAAAAACAAGGCATTCTAGGAGTTTTGGATAAATATTAAAGGAAAATATTTAATCCTCCTTTGCTCTTAGCTGTgtaattaaattttttattccttcctccGCTGCTTAATCTCGGGAACAATTTTAATTACAGGTAACTAAGAGCTTTTAGCAGGTAcatacatcttttgttctcTTTCTTAATCCGTGCTAAAATTGCTAGAATACCTCATATTATAGGACGCGGGGAGTAGTGTACTTTTGACCTGCTAACTGGCCTTATATGAATGTCATATACTTAAGAACAGAGAGGGTATACACTGTTAGATTTCGAGGCTGTATTATGGTGATTATGCACAATTGTGCTGGAGACTTGGATTCCCTATTCTGAGGGAGTGGCAACCCAAGGATCCGGTTTTCCAGTGAGCCAGGCCAAAGGGGATAAGCACCCACCAATGATTGGCCCTTCTTTTCCTCCAATCAGGGGCACAATAAAAACCCCTCTTTGCTCAAAGCAGAATAAAAAAAGGGAGGGGTGTGGGCCTCACCCGGCACTAGTGTGCCACTAGCGGTTTGTTTAGCGTCGCTGTCCTGCATTGCTGGGCACCTCCGGCCGGCATACAGACATTTCGCATCACGCTTGCTATAGCGAGTGCAAGAAAACTGCTAAAACGTCTTGGCCTCTTCTATTTTATAGCCTTTTGTAGGGCAGGGGTACGGTGGTGTTGAGCTGGATCTGGTGTAAGCATGCCATcacgcctttttttttcttccaattaAATTTTGTGTCTCTCTCCTTTTAGCTTGTGGTTCTATTTTTTTGAATCTAAGAATAGGCAAAAAGATTTTATTTGTAGGCTAACGCGGTCTGTTGTAATTGATAATACTACTCTCTCTGTTCCAAAATGAGtgtagttttagaaaatttcagataCATTACTCATCCAAAGAAATGACTTTGTTACCCTAATTACTTCTAGCAATTGTGATTGAAAATCgtgttatttatttggttttctggATTCTTAGTGAATGCATATGCATTAGAAACAAAAAATTAATATctactaaatatttgattggctcTACGTGTTTTTCTATACAGTGCTTTATTGGTACTTGGTATTGCTTTAATCAGATAGACCCCATTGCAAGCTAAAACTACACTTTTTGTGGGACGAATTCTGAATGCTAAAACTACTCTAATTTGGGACGGATGAAGCATGTTGCTAGTATTTTTCCCCAACTTTAAGGCTCATTTATTTGATTATGTGGAGTCTTAAAAACTAGTTCATCTCCAGGTAAAAATGAAGCAGCTATTTCTTCTAATAAATCTGGATTGTTGGAGCTTGGgtatttattctttttcttggctAGGAGTACATATATATTGCGCCGTTGTCCCCCCTATCCGGGCAACTTTGAAAGGTACATCTTGGATACACTtcatgtgtgtgtgtatataaaAGTGAAACAGACACAATTGAGCATATTTATAGGGGCGCTTGTCAACAGAGGATAATTCGTTGACAGTGGGTGAAGATTTTGTGGTTGTTTCCACGACAAGTTGGTTAAAGCATGCTGTGAAAACCGTACAAGTGGCGAAAAAAGAACTCCTACATCAAAGAAGTCGCATGGAACAAGTTATCCGTGCAGAGAAAAAAATCGATCTTGACCGCACACGATTGAAGGTGTCGCTTTTGTGGCGAGTACACTTCGCGTACAAAACAAGCCACGTCTGTCACAAAATCCTTGCCAACAGTTACTGTCAGTCACTGCCCTATTTGTTGCATTTTTTGCATGTTTAGGGCagtgggtcccacatgtcagaCTAATGTTGCAGCGGTTATTATTTGTGCAGCGGCCAAGTGCTTGTGGATTTCGACTGCACGTGTAGCGTTTGTGCTTTGGTGTGGGTAACTGACATGTTAAAGCAATCGATGTCATGCACTGCCGCTCTGGTCCAGAACGGCTCCAAGTCGGGGTTGCCTTAATTTGCTGGAGTTACTagtggccctgtttagttggtgaaaaattgttagtttagtattgtagcacattttgttattatttgataaataatgtctaatcatagactaattagacttaaaagattcatctcgtgctaatcagttagactgtgtaattagttatttttccaactgcatttaatgcttcatatatgtgtccgactattcgatgtgatgggtactgtagaaaattttttgggaactaaaccgGTGACATTTAGACCAATGCGACCACCTTGCTTGTTTGCATGCAAAGCCTCCTTTGCACATGCATGCAGCGTGACATATGGTTGACGTCATCGTTCATGGCCTATGGGTGCAACCATTAGGCCTTTTGGAGTTCTCCAAGAGGGTTGTTATCGTTCATCAAAAGCGTGTGATATGTAGACATGGGTTCTTTGCATGTTACTACATCCTCCTATGTTGAATCTTTTATTTTCGAGGAATATCCTCACTATCATAACCTCCGATGTCCATCATATGGCTATGATAGATATCACACTCAACATGAACTCCCTCATTATTTGAGATTTATGATAGCCAGATGCTACTCATGACAGATAATCTTGGATACGTGTAAGGCCAAATAATTCTGTCAAAATATAGAACAATTTATCTAACATCATTTTCTCTCTCTAATATACAGGTATTGTTAGATGCAATACATGGCAGTAAATGACTAACTGAACCTCGCTCTATCATCTATTTTTTTATAAGATGCCTGACATCTACATGGCATATAAATTAGTGGATTAATTAACGTGAACAGGTAATCCATGACAAAATTTAGAGTCTACTAGCCAAGGTGGCAAGGTTTCTTGGCCGTTCCTTCCTATATTCTGACATGTGCATGTTTGACACGCCAACAACTAAACACCACACTAATGGAGTTTTTTCTACATGTTTATATAATGTAACCCCTTGAGAGCAGCAACCAACCTCTGTCAACCCCCGATAGCTATTTGCCGGCTATTTTAATTCACACAAACCTCAGAGATGCCATGCGCCATAGCCGTGTGCACAGTACCACGGCAGGGGGCCCACACACACGCCCTCTGTGGGCCCCACCTCTTTAAAAAGGATTTCCGGCTGCAAAAAGGCAAGTGCTCAGAAGAGGgaaggaagaggaggacgaAGAGAGGGGGTCGTGCAGCTAGCTCCTAGTAGACAAAGCGCAAAaggaggagagaagagagagatcatgagcagcagcagcaagaaaaGAGAAGTCGAGAAGAAGGACAAAAGCGAAGGGCAACCAACCATTCGAGATGCCCTGCTGCAAGGCAAATGTATGTAAGCGCGAGTGCTCGCTCGATCATCGCCGCACGCGCATCACTGACGGCGGCACTGGCTTGCACGGCTTCGATTGGATACTCTAATGGAGGAGGGGTTATCGGTTGATCTGTAATAATGCAGAAGATTAATCATTATTCAGAGATGGACGAGATGCTGatcgatgctgctgctgctgctgctttacTTGCGTAGACGATGCAATGTGTCCATCGCCCTGTGTTAAGAAACCCCGGGCATTGGCTAGTGGGGTGGTGATGGATGGAGCGAGGGCAGTTGGCTGGTTCTTCTCGCGTGCGCTGCTGAGGACAGCAGGAAGCGCACCGGGCTACCGCCAAATCTGCCGGACGGACAGATTGGCGAAAACCATGTGGGTTAAGCAAGGTCGGATTCGGGGTAGAGTGGCATCTGATTCCCCCCCTGTGATTCAGTTTTAATTAGTAGTAACGTTTCTGCAGTGCTTGGCATTGCTGGGTTTCAAGCAGCTAGCTAGGAACAAATGTTAATTGTACGCTCTGACGAGATTGCTTCTTTGGAGCTAGCGTAGGAGAAATTCAGATGAACAAGGGCTCGGTCTGTCTGTGGAACGTGGGGACTTTTGTCGACACCCACAAGAAATGAACCGTGCCTCGTCTGAAAATCAGGCAAAGTGCATGCCAGCAGGTAGAAACAGCGTGTAATTTCGTTCACTTGCTGGGTTTGAGAAGCCACTCTGCCTAAAAATTAGAATAGCCTTACTGTGCACATCCAGCTCTCGAATATATAATCCACAGTCAAAACTTGGCGATGAATGATTTATCATCAGATCAGCTGCAGGATTAATAATTATGCAGGGgggataaaataaaagaaaacagCCAACAAATTATAAAGGCAGCGGCAATTTCACATCGCTGTAGCGGGAGCAAGCAAGTAACTTCCAGGGGAGATTCTGGAAGGAGTTCACGGcaccggcgaggcgaggcgggcgATGCCGTCCGGCCGGGCTTTGCCAGATCAGAGAAGGCATCGATGGCGTCAAGCTAGCTGAGCCACAGGCTGAGACGCCGAGGGAGCAGGGAGATGGAGTAAGCTTGACGCAACCACGACACACCCTATAAAGCCCGGCGCCCCTttcccccctctcctcctcctcaaaGCCCCAGGCTCCCCCAACTCCCTCTCCTTGCTCGCTCGCTCTCCATGGACGCTCCAGGAAGCTGCACGCCTCCTGCACGCTAAGTGATCACAGAAGCTAGCTGCTGCCAAGATTTACCAGTTTTGACCCTGAACCAAACAGGAGCTACCTGCTAGCTAGCTCCTGGTAGAAGCAGCAGCGGCTAACAGTGTGCCCGAGCAGGTGTACTAGCTAATAGCTAAGCGAGCTAGCTCGTTATAGCTGTGCGCGTAGCTTGATTGATTGGCTAGCGGTATTAGCGTTAGGTAGCTGGTGAATTTTTTTGTTGGGGGGCATGGAGAGCGCGCCGGTGCTGGTGaggcacgccggcggcgtggccgtggcggcgctgcggcagCTGCCGCCGGGGTTCCGGTTCCGCCCCACGGACGAGGAGCTGGTGGTGCAGTACCTCCGCCGCAAGGCCCTGGGCGtgccgctccccgccgccgtcatCCCCGTCGTCCGCGACCTCTACAGCCTCGACCCCTGGGACATCCCTGCCGCCGCTGGTACGCCACGGCACTTGGAATTAGAGCATCGTGTGCCTTCGCATCGTGTCACTAACAATTAAagttgcaaatttttttgcccTCTGATGGCAGCAGCAGATGCGAGCGAGGGGGAGAAGTACTTCTTCGCGGTCCGGCCGGCGggcgtcggcggcagcggatGCAGCGGcaagctgggcggcggcgccagggcaGCGACCGCGAGCGGGCGTTGGAAGCCGTCGGGGAAGGAGAAGCCGGTGGTCCTGCCCCggccgtgcggcggcgggagcctCCTCGTCGGCGTGAAGCGAGCGATGACGTTCGCGCCCCGGCGGAATAAGAAGAAGGCGTCGtcggccgccctggccgccgggtGGGTCATGCACGAGTACCGCCTTGCCGCGCCGCTGCACAAGAACGTGAGTAACTCCTCCTGCAGCTTGTTCGTGCACATCCCTAATCATGCTttgtttttttctcttcttcgtCATCATGTTCTACTAATCTGATTGCTAGCTGTATTTGAGCAAGCGGCAAAAGTGCATGAAATTGGTAGCGTACGTGCTCTATAGAATTGGCCACTAAAAGTTAGATCATTATTGTACTAGTAACTAGGCATGTAGTAAAGAGATTACAAGATGGACTCAAGAAAATCCATCTCCAGCACGCCCAACACATGGATAGTAACATGGATAGTGAGGCATGAAGAACTAGGTAGGTTTACCCATATGCGTATAGGCCGGGTGGATGGGGATAGATGGTGGAGCATGCACACCCAGTGTAAAGTGGCTCCGGCGCATCCATCTTGGAGTTTTCCTCTACCCAATCATCAAACCGGCAGCGGTCTGGCATGCATGATTATCTTATGCATAACCTAATCACAGCATGTTCTTGCCCTCCATTAGCCCTAATATAATTTAACCTCGACCAGTAAACTAGCAACCCTGTTAATAACCTAATTAAACTCCATATAGTATACAGAACATTTACAAAAATTCATTTTTGCTtcatttcaagaaaaaaataatttttgttttattttgggtGATGATGAATGATCTTCAGAGTCCAACATGTGCTTTCCTGTTTCATACAACTACACCAGTGACCAGTTGAGctagtaggccggccggccggcggcacaTCCGCGTAGCAATGAAGGAGAGCAGCTAGCATCGATCTGCATCTCTCGCGGAACTGTCGCCGCTTAATTGCCTGTCGTGATCAGCCATAAACCCGCTGTTGTAGCTAAGCCGATTGATTGATCGATCGCCTGCGACATCCGGTGGTTGCAGATTTATGGCGACACCGTGTGGTTGCTGTACTTACTCGGTACTAGATGCTCTcgtctctcctctcctctttcAAGAGCTCAGATCGATCGGGTTTGCTCAACCTACCAACCAACCCAGCAGCGCCTGAACTACGGGCACTTATTTTCTTGTCGCCATGATTAGCCTGCAAAGACCGACCACTATCTGAACAGAACAGTCGATGAGCTTATTGAATCCTGTATCTACCTGCCTCACATGCTTGTCTCCTGCCGATCAATTCGCTGGGGTTACTGAATTACTGGAACTAAACTAGCAACTGTGATGTGCTCCCGGAGTCCCGGTGGTGTCCATTTCATGGCCGCTGTTGCCTGTTGCATGCAAGAGACGTGCAAGAACTGCTCCTGCTCTCACTCATCGATCGCTAGCCATGCTTGCAGGCCTGACGTACAACGCAACTGCACGATCGGTACCTGGCGGTCACCGATCGTGCGTTTTGATGGGAGAATCCTGCCTACTGTTCCGAGTAAATTGATTGCCACACAGTGCAGTATACCAGTGGGATCGAGCACTTGAATTCACGAGCTGTAGCTGTGTGTCTGATTGGCATCGTGTGCTCCAACAGTAGCGTCGTCGCTCCTGTCTCCTGCTACAGCTTCACTCTTCAGTTCAATTCGCAGCAATCTGCTTGATCAATACTAGCAAGATGCCGTGCTCCGTTTCTGATGATGGCGACGCTGACAGTTTCCGTTTGGTGATCCCGATGCAGGGCTGCAGCCTGGCGCAGGCCGAAGGGGAGTGGGTGGTGTGCCGGGTCTTCCAgaggagcagcaacagcaacagcccgagacggcgagcgacgccaccggccgccggccacgccgccgccgcgtcgccgtcgtcgtcgaccgcCAGCTGCGTCACGGACGGCTCGGACCAGGAGGAGGTCAGCAGCTAGCGAcctcgcggccggccggccccaagaaACGCAAGGTCTGCACAGCTGCTGCTAGCTTGCTGTGCCTCTCAAAGAGAGGCTGGATCGGAGCTGAGTTAGCCTATAGCCTTAGGCTGAAACCAGGAAACGAAAACGACCTGCCGACCTTACTTAATTTTCTTGCTTGCTCCAACATTTCTTGTCACTTTAGTtccttctctctttctctctctctctccccatctGTATAATGTAATGCAGTGTAATCTAGTGAGAGGAAGCAGGCAGTACCGGATCATTAACAAACAAGTTAATCAGGTTCAGGAAGCTTCTAGTTGAGGTTTTCAGAAGCCAGATGTGTGGTGTCTCGTATGAAACTATGCAGGTAGCAGCTGCAGAGAAGTGGCCTCTGCATGTGGCCAATTTGTAACTCGCAAGTTGTCCTTAAGGTCTTTGTAATGTTTCTTCAGGGAAAGAGGGATCTGAAGCCGTAACAGCAATTGCTACGTTCGGCCGTGCTAGCTACTATATATTGCTACGTTcggctgaccacagcggagggagcaagagcaaatttgctccctcctcgttttccacgccctctctgtctacagtgccaaacattgcatctacagtgccaaacagtatatTTACTCTTTCATTTCCTCCttccactgtggacggtcttaCATTTTCAGGCACAATATCATCCATTAAAGGCATTTGTCTTTATCCATGCGAAATGAATGGCCTGAACACATGGTTGTACGACAGTTGTACGTGAAATGTCCCCTTTTCATCGACGCAATGTGTATTGTCCTATTAGATTTGAAGGCAGACTAATTGATAAATTCAAACAACCATTTTGAAGGATTAGgttacttgaaaatacaaaggTAAGCGAAATCAAGATCAGGTGAACAAAGGGGAAAGATGATTAAATGTTCTATTGATTGCAATCCAACGGCCAATAACAAAGTTAAATcggtcctcctccctcctctgttggctCCCTGTTGCGAATAACAGGGGAGTCAAAATCACCTCTCCCTAACAATGGTGACCGAAGGTGAGCATCATCTGTTGGATTTTTCATGATTTCGGGCTCCCAGAATTTAGGAAACGTGATGAACAAGTATTCCAAGGTGCAAGGGAAATATAAAAAAACTAAATAGTGGGGCAGTTGCTCTATGCCCATCTACTCAAATCCCACAAGAGTAGGAAACCCTTGCATTACAATGGAGATAATAGCTGTGGATGTCCCCTAGAAGCTTTCCAGATTTTTGACGTGTTTGGCATGGCTCCACCTCCAAGATCCATCGAGGAGCTGGAGTTTGTAAAATAGATTAAAatattatatattattattttaaaCTTAAATAAAACTATAATAACTCAGTAAAATATCCTTATAAGTTGTTCGGCTGGTGGGCTGCCCAGCCATTCACTCTGCAGCCGAACACCttgttaatttatttacaaCTCTAGCTCCAAGAATTTATAGAGCCAGGTGTGAGCGGCTCAAGAACTTAACGAATTTTCTAAAGTTGGAGCCATACCAACCACGCCGGACTCTGAGAAGCGTGATGCACAAAGGTTACTTATTAGGTACTAGGTACAAGAAAAGTGTTAATCTAAACATTAGGTAGCTTGCTCTATGTTCGCTTACTCAAATTCCTCTAAAATAAGAGGAAACCCTTTTGCAAGAGTCGATCCTCACGAGAATAGAATAATTGCACACAAAGACACAAGAAACTGTTGTGCAGATGCACGATGAGGTAAGACCAGTCTCAGAGAGAGTTTGACGGACACAGTTATCTAGTCTGAGAACTAAGTAACTGTGCCacatgagtttcatggtgatgaaactttTATCACATTACATAAAACTCAATCATTCTCTTTCCTTACCATATCAGCAAAAATGATGATATTTAATATAATGAAACCCTCCATGGAACTTCCATTGAGACTGGTCTAAGACTACTAAACAACTAAACATCTAGCTCATCGGACCATGATGTTGATCCAAATTATTAATCGTTTGAAGGTCGATCGTTTTTGCACCAACTTATTATTTAGCGCTCGTTCGCCGCTACCGCTAGCAGCGATCACCAAAAAATCGGACGCGTGCAGCGAGCCGTGCTGTCTGAAGGAGGTGGGAGGTGATGTCGGGAGGTTTGCATGCACACCCACCTAGTCCATGGAGATGGAAAAGCTAACATGacgtatgcatgcatgcaagaaaATTTAATTTCATTTTTCCCCTATAACTCCTAACTCTGACATCCATTTGACAAACGGTTTTCACCACAAGATTACTGGTATTTTTTCGCACAATACGTGCCCcattttgaatattttttaaaaaaatgaaagttTTACATTCTTCGTTCAAAGTTTTAATCATCTCTATTGATAGTTTTTATATTTGTAGTTCAAAGTTTCTCGTGTATAAGCTGGAAGTTTTTATATTTGTTGTTCAAAGTTTTTATATCTCTATTGAGAGCTGTTATATTCGTTGTAAAAAGTTTATCTTGTATAGACTGAAAGTTTCTAATATTTCTATTTGATAGTTTTCATATCTCCTGTTCAAAGTTTTATATCCATTGTTCAAAAACATCTCTATTGAAAGCTATTATATTCATTGTTCAAAGTTTCTCATGTATAGGCTGAAAGTTTCAAACATCTCCATTGATAGATagttttttgaaggaaattaatagatag carries:
- the LOC120713006 gene encoding NAC domain-containing protein 18-like isoform X3, giving the protein MESAPVLVRHAGGVAVAALRQLPPGFRFRPTDEELVVQYLRRKALGVPLPAAVIPVVRDLYSLDPWDIPAAADASEGEKYFFAVRPAGVGGSGCSGKLGGGARAATASGRWKPSGKEKPVVLPRPCGGGSLLVGVKRAMTFAPRRNKKKASSAALAAGWVMHEYRLAAPLHKNGCSLAQAEGEWVVCRVFQRSSNSNSPRRRATPPAAGHAAAASPSSSTASCVTDGSDQEEVSS
- the LOC120713006 gene encoding NAC domain-containing protein 18-like isoform X1, with the protein product MESAPVLVRHAGGVAVAALRQLPPGFRFRPTDEELVVQYLRRKALGVPLPAAVIPVVRDLYSLDPWDIPAAAAADASEGEKYFFAVRPAGVGGSGCSGKLGGGARAATASGRWKPSGKEKPVVLPRPCGGGSLLVGVKRAMTFAPRRNKKKASSAALAAGWVMHEYRLAAPLHKNGCSLAQAEGEWVVCRVFQRSSNSNSPRRRATPPAAGHAAAASPSSSTASCVTDGSDQEEVSS
- the LOC120713006 gene encoding NAC domain-containing protein 18-like isoform X2; translated protein: MESAPVLVRHAGGVAVAALRQLPPGFRFRPTDEELVVQYLRRKALGVPLPAAVIPVVRDLYSLDPWDIPAAAADASEGEKYFFAVRPAGVGGSGCSGKLGGGARAATASGRWKPSGKEKPVVLPRPCGGGSLLVGVKRAMTFAPRRNKKKASSAALAAGWVMHEYRLAAPLHKNGCSLAQAEGEWVVCRVFQRSSNSNSPRRRATPPAAGHAAAASPSSSTASCVTDGSDQEEVSS